In Aquimarina sp. TRL1, a single window of DNA contains:
- a CDS encoding acetyl-CoA carboxylase biotin carboxyl carrier protein subunit gives MSNTFKLKVNNAFDIELTEESLANLDAVKTTPSKYHILHHQKPYEAEIISSDFDQKNYVVNINNNTYTVDIANALDQLIAEMGFSIGSSKQINQIKAPMPGLIIDVHVNEGQEVKEEEYLLVLEAMKMENIITSPRDGIIKSVSITSGETVDKGKLLIEFE, from the coding sequence ATGAGTAATACATTTAAATTAAAAGTGAATAATGCTTTTGATATTGAGCTTACAGAAGAAAGTTTAGCTAATTTGGATGCGGTCAAAACGACCCCCTCCAAATATCACATACTTCATCACCAAAAACCGTATGAAGCTGAAATAATTTCTTCTGACTTTGATCAAAAAAACTATGTTGTAAATATAAATAACAACACCTATACCGTTGATATTGCTAATGCACTGGATCAACTAATTGCCGAGATGGGATTCTCTATTGGTTCTTCTAAGCAAATCAATCAGATAAAAGCACCCATGCCAGGGCTTATCATAGATGTACACGTCAATGAAGGGCAAGAAGTAAAAGAAGAAGAATATTTACTGGTGCTGGAAGCCATGAAAATGGAAAATATTATAACATCCCCTCGAGATGGGATTATAAAATCCGTATCGATTACCTCCGGGGAAACGGTAGATAAAGGAAAACTTCTCATTGAATTTGAATAA
- a CDS encoding TonB-dependent receptor, with product MKFITISIIGFTHRYYRVLIATAITLLCSVHSVTSQGIVKGKVSDQFGSLPGAKVVLEGFGISTTTDVHGDYILKVDNGSYTLVAGFIMYNPVSKEIQVQSGDTLQVDFVLTTGFSMDQPTTLGSRAKPSSLLKTTVPVDVISAQGVSNSSQIELSHILHYLIPSFHSTYQTISDGTDHIDPATLRGLGPDQVLVLVNGKRRHNSSLLNVNGTIGKGTVGTDFNAIPIASIERIEILRDGATSQYGSDAIAGVINIVLKKQTDVIDVDNRIGVTTDGDGVNTYSSVNFGLKVGEKGYINVTAEYRDRKATNRAGNYTGTVYTDDREEDQDLIIKNNFFGETGYTDKRVMEIGNAATQNLAVSFNGEIEMSEKANFYLLGGRNYREGKSAGFYRFPKEQEKVVSELFPNGFSPQILTDIQDDFVIAGIRGTKNNWNLDFSHGIGINGLDYTVNNSNNASLGIASPRTFYAGGFKYRQSTTNLDLSRSFDWLKGVNVAFGAELRVENYQIIAGEEASYIDGGETYIDTSGVERKRIAGAQVFPGIHPDNELNRFRTNSSGYIDLEANVSEKLLLKGAVRYNSYNDFGGHAIWKLSGRYRINKFTSVRTGLSTGFRAPSLHQVFFQNISTQFVNGQSIQVGTFNNESAVTQEAFQTGPLKPEASNHFSAGISGKLNNKLAYSFDYYLINIEDRIVLSSRLSEGYEDILAPFQVGAAQFFTNAIDSRTTGLDASLVYKTSIGEGDVNAVLGANLTRTKVRGRIQAPPSLIGMEEGLFNREEVARIESSQPNYKITSVMSYELGKYRFQLMNTLFGKVTYLHPEDGDPDNWVLNEFTGNVESRDQTFAPKLVTDAAITYHINSQIRCMIGGNNIFDVYPDRNKHSVNSNDGNFIYSRRVQQFGVNGANYYFRLLLRL from the coding sequence ATTAAATTTATAACTATTAGTATCATAGGTTTCACACACAGATATTATAGGGTTCTTATTGCAACTGCTATAACATTATTATGTTCTGTTCATTCAGTTACATCTCAAGGGATAGTAAAGGGAAAAGTCTCAGATCAATTCGGAAGTCTTCCGGGGGCGAAGGTTGTTTTGGAAGGATTTGGGATTAGTACGACTACAGACGTTCATGGCGATTATATCCTAAAAGTGGATAATGGAAGTTATACACTTGTTGCAGGTTTTATTATGTACAACCCGGTTTCTAAAGAGATTCAGGTACAATCCGGGGATACTTTGCAGGTTGATTTTGTTCTTACTACAGGTTTTTCAATGGATCAACCTACTACCTTGGGATCTCGGGCAAAACCAAGCTCTTTACTAAAAACTACGGTACCGGTAGATGTGATTTCTGCTCAGGGAGTGTCTAATTCATCTCAGATAGAACTGAGCCACATTTTGCATTATCTAATTCCTTCTTTCCATTCTACATATCAAACCATCTCAGATGGAACAGATCATATCGATCCAGCAACGTTGAGGGGGTTAGGACCTGATCAGGTATTGGTACTGGTCAATGGGAAGAGGAGACATAATAGCTCATTACTGAATGTGAATGGAACCATTGGGAAAGGAACAGTAGGGACTGATTTTAATGCGATTCCTATAGCTTCTATCGAACGTATTGAAATTCTGAGAGATGGAGCAACTTCTCAATATGGATCTGACGCTATTGCAGGGGTAATTAATATTGTATTAAAAAAACAAACAGACGTAATAGATGTTGATAATAGAATAGGTGTGACTACTGATGGAGATGGTGTTAATACATATTCTTCTGTTAACTTCGGATTAAAGGTAGGAGAAAAAGGATATATCAATGTTACTGCGGAATATCGGGATAGAAAAGCAACCAATAGAGCAGGGAATTATACAGGAACTGTTTATACAGATGATAGAGAAGAAGATCAGGACCTAATAATTAAGAATAATTTCTTTGGAGAAACGGGCTATACAGATAAAAGAGTAATGGAAATAGGCAATGCTGCTACTCAAAATCTGGCAGTGTCTTTTAATGGAGAAATAGAAATGTCTGAAAAAGCAAATTTTTACCTGTTGGGAGGTAGAAACTATAGAGAAGGAAAATCAGCAGGATTTTACAGATTTCCCAAAGAGCAAGAGAAAGTAGTGTCAGAATTATTTCCCAATGGTTTTTCTCCACAAATTCTAACGGATATCCAGGATGATTTTGTTATTGCAGGAATTCGTGGAACTAAAAATAATTGGAATTTAGACTTTAGCCATGGTATTGGGATTAATGGATTGGATTATACAGTTAATAATTCGAATAATGCATCTTTAGGAATTGCTTCTCCGAGAACATTCTATGCCGGAGGTTTTAAGTACCGACAGAGTACAACCAATCTGGATTTGTCACGAAGTTTTGATTGGTTGAAAGGGGTGAATGTAGCCTTTGGAGCAGAGCTTCGAGTTGAGAATTATCAAATTATAGCAGGAGAAGAGGCTTCATATATCGATGGAGGAGAAACCTATATAGATACATCCGGGGTAGAACGAAAGCGAATTGCTGGCGCACAGGTGTTTCCAGGAATTCACCCGGATAATGAATTAAACAGATTCAGAACCAATAGCTCAGGGTATATTGATCTGGAAGCAAATGTATCAGAGAAACTTCTGTTAAAAGGGGCCGTACGATACAATAGCTATAACGATTTTGGAGGACATGCGATCTGGAAACTATCCGGAAGATATCGAATAAATAAGTTTACCAGTGTGCGAACAGGTTTATCTACCGGGTTTAGAGCTCCTTCGTTACACCAGGTATTCTTTCAGAATATCAGTACCCAATTCGTCAATGGACAGAGTATTCAGGTGGGGACCTTTAATAATGAAAGTGCAGTAACCCAGGAAGCATTTCAGACAGGACCGCTAAAACCAGAGGCGTCAAATCACTTTAGTGCAGGGATTAGCGGTAAGCTCAATAATAAACTGGCGTATTCGTTTGATTATTATCTGATTAATATAGAAGATAGGATTGTTCTTTCTTCTAGATTGTCCGAAGGTTATGAAGATATATTGGCTCCTTTTCAGGTAGGAGCAGCTCAGTTTTTTACCAATGCGATTGACTCTAGAACTACTGGATTAGATGCTTCTTTGGTGTATAAAACATCTATAGGTGAAGGAGATGTAAATGCAGTGCTAGGTGCAAATCTTACCAGAACAAAAGTAAGAGGAAGAATACAGGCACCTCCGTCTCTGATCGGAATGGAAGAAGGCTTGTTTAACAGAGAAGAAGTTGCTCGGATAGAATCTTCTCAACCCAATTATAAAATTACATCAGTGATGTCCTATGAATTAGGAAAATATCGTTTTCAATTGATGAATACCTTATTTGGAAAAGTAACCTATTTACATCCGGAAGATGGAGATCCTGATAATTGGGTTCTTAATGAATTTACAGGAAATGTAGAAAGCAGAGATCAGACTTTTGCTCCAAAATTAGTAACTGATGCGGCTATTACATATCATATCAATTCTCAAATACGATGTATGATAGGAGGAAATAATATTTTTGATGTATATCCGGATAGAAATAAACATTCTGTCAATAGTAATGATGGAAATTTTATATATAGTAGAAGAGTTCAGCAGTTTGGAGTAAATGGAGCAAATTATTATTTTCGACTATTGCTGAGATTATGA
- a CDS encoding YfiR/HmsC family protein, which produces MSIQQLVREQCYSFFFLILLTGCFSFQGRSQEENNEAVKKRQRAIFVYNFAQQVQWKNIEDNQFFKIGVLGMDATIYDLQSLAQKRKIQGKPVEVSRFLKADNLRGIQLLYVNNKFKYDINYILKKISGKGILLVTEDYNFNSSMINMVNVGNSFEYEINERHIEKEGFVYAVTLKRYAIRSPQKWKKLYKTLEKDFDEALEKNKEQERLIEDREKEITRQEKTIGDQTKRLHDIEEEVVARNKTIKELWKASGIQKKKFEEKLKIEKELEEGIKEQLLRIQDQEEKIATRNKKIGNQQKILSDQKQEIQKQKEILNEQLSEISTHKKINLYLIILMMLLLLAGVFVYRSYLTKKRLNKELKQKNIAINKQSLELASKNQELEQFAYIASHDLQEPLNTISSFIGLLAEDYKDTFDETGKESLGFIQDASIRMKNLIDALLQYSRLGRGKDIGLVDSNVILRDLKKDLKDVVEKSKASLVIANSLPILEGNEIELRLLFQNLISNGIKFRNKEVIPEIVISSIEITKEGKKYWKFSVEDNGIGIPEKHQERIFAIFQRLHSKDKYPGTGIGLAHCKKIVESHGGEIWLESSEGEGSTFFFTIPG; this is translated from the coding sequence ATGAGTATTCAACAGTTGGTTAGGGAACAGTGTTATTCTTTTTTCTTTTTGATCCTTTTAACAGGATGTTTTTCTTTTCAGGGAAGAAGTCAGGAAGAGAATAATGAAGCTGTGAAAAAAAGACAAAGAGCTATCTTTGTTTATAATTTTGCGCAGCAGGTACAATGGAAAAATATCGAAGACAATCAGTTTTTTAAAATTGGTGTTTTGGGGATGGATGCTACAATCTATGATTTGCAATCACTGGCTCAAAAGAGAAAAATACAAGGTAAACCGGTTGAGGTATCCAGGTTTCTCAAAGCAGATAATCTTCGAGGAATTCAGCTGCTATATGTAAATAACAAATTCAAGTACGATATTAATTATATCCTGAAAAAAATCTCAGGAAAAGGGATTTTATTGGTGACCGAAGATTATAATTTTAATTCTTCAATGATCAATATGGTAAATGTCGGTAATTCTTTTGAATATGAAATTAACGAACGGCATATAGAAAAAGAAGGGTTTGTTTATGCTGTTACGCTAAAAAGATATGCTATTCGCTCTCCTCAGAAATGGAAAAAACTGTATAAAACACTGGAAAAAGACTTTGATGAAGCACTAGAAAAAAATAAAGAACAGGAACGGTTAATAGAAGACCGGGAGAAGGAGATTACAAGACAAGAAAAAACTATTGGAGACCAAACCAAACGGTTACATGATATAGAAGAAGAAGTTGTAGCTCGTAATAAGACGATTAAAGAGTTGTGGAAAGCAAGTGGAATTCAGAAAAAGAAATTTGAGGAGAAACTAAAAATAGAAAAGGAACTGGAAGAGGGAATTAAAGAACAATTGCTTCGAATTCAGGATCAGGAGGAGAAAATAGCAACTCGTAATAAGAAAATAGGAAATCAGCAAAAAATCCTGTCAGATCAGAAACAAGAGATTCAAAAACAAAAGGAGATCTTAAATGAGCAGCTTTCAGAAATATCTACTCACAAAAAAATAAATCTCTATCTGATAATTCTGATGATGCTTCTTTTATTAGCAGGTGTTTTTGTATATCGTAGTTACCTGACTAAAAAACGCTTGAATAAAGAGTTAAAACAGAAAAATATTGCAATTAATAAACAGTCCTTAGAACTGGCTTCCAAAAATCAGGAATTGGAACAATTCGCTTATATAGCAAGTCACGATTTGCAAGAGCCCTTAAATACAATTTCCAGTTTTATCGGACTATTAGCGGAAGATTATAAGGATACTTTTGATGAAACGGGAAAAGAGAGTTTAGGGTTTATTCAGGATGCCAGTATTCGTATGAAAAACCTCATAGATGCCTTGTTGCAGTATTCTCGATTGGGTAGAGGTAAAGATATAGGTTTGGTAGATAGTAATGTAATTTTGAGAGATCTGAAGAAAGACTTAAAGGATGTTGTAGAAAAAAGCAAAGCCAGTTTAGTCATTGCGAATTCATTACCCATATTAGAAGGGAATGAAATAGAGCTTAGATTGTTGTTTCAGAATTTGATTAGTAACGGAATTAAGTTCAGAAACAAGGAGGTTATTCCCGAGATTGTAATCTCGAGTATCGAGATTACAAAGGAAGGGAAAAAGTACTGGAAATTCTCTGTAGAGGATAATGGTATTGGGATACCGGAAAAACATCAGGAAAGAATATTTGCCATATTTCAGCGTCTACATTCCAAGGATAAATATCCAGGAACAGGTATTGGGCTGGCGCATTGTAAGAAGATTGTTGAGTCTCATGGAGGCGAAATATGGTTAGAATCATCAGAAGGAGAGGGGAGTACGTTCTTTTTTACCATCCCAGGATAA
- a CDS encoding imelysin family protein — translation MKLRIVLGIMIAAIAITCVNCNDDDDKGNNASKVTKKQVIENYVNIVHQSYKDSYDKAVVMQTAINAFIAAPSEAGFEAAKKAWLDAREPYGQTEVYRESNGPIDTKESASEPWGLDIEGQINAWPLDEGYIDYVLAGTESYAGDYSGGIIADPAITINEALLIDKNEAQNDKSISTGWHAVEFLLWGQDNTKPADKKAGLRTYTDYTTAAHADRRKEFLQVSTDLLVKDLKSLVDTWAANGAYRKVFLALNEDVALKQVIKGSFFISGEELSSERMIAPLNSEEGIDNSGQEDEHSCFSDNTHRDIYNNALGVQNVIFGQYGSIKGASFYDLVNQTDADAAQKLKVAAADAISKINAIATNDKPFDLLIIEENFTDTPKGVVTLAIDALKEQANQISAAASSIGINVVN, via the coding sequence ATGAAATTGAGAATCGTCTTAGGTATTATGATCGCTGCCATTGCCATTACATGTGTTAATTGTAATGATGATGACGATAAAGGGAATAATGCCTCCAAGGTTACCAAAAAACAAGTAATAGAAAATTATGTCAATATAGTACACCAATCCTATAAAGACTCATATGATAAGGCTGTCGTAATGCAGACAGCAATTAATGCATTTATCGCTGCTCCTTCTGAAGCAGGATTCGAAGCTGCAAAAAAAGCTTGGTTAGATGCTCGTGAACCATACGGACAAACGGAGGTATATAGAGAATCAAACGGACCAATCGACACGAAAGAATCAGCTTCAGAGCCATGGGGACTTGATATTGAAGGACAGATTAATGCCTGGCCTCTTGATGAAGGATATATTGATTATGTTCTTGCAGGTACAGAATCCTACGCAGGGGATTACTCTGGTGGTATTATTGCTGATCCAGCAATCACAATTAACGAAGCACTTTTGATCGATAAAAACGAAGCGCAAAACGACAAATCGATCAGCACTGGATGGCATGCTGTTGAGTTCCTATTATGGGGGCAAGACAATACAAAGCCTGCAGATAAAAAAGCAGGATTAAGAACTTATACAGATTATACTACAGCAGCGCATGCTGATAGAAGAAAAGAGTTTTTACAAGTTTCGACTGATCTTCTTGTAAAAGACCTGAAAAGCCTTGTAGACACCTGGGCTGCTAATGGAGCTTACAGAAAAGTATTTCTGGCACTAAATGAAGACGTTGCTTTAAAGCAAGTAATTAAAGGATCCTTCTTTATTAGTGGAGAAGAACTATCATCAGAACGAATGATTGCTCCCCTTAACTCTGAAGAGGGAATTGACAACAGTGGACAAGAAGATGAGCACTCTTGTTTTTCTGACAATACACACCGGGATATTTATAACAATGCCCTAGGGGTGCAAAATGTTATTTTTGGACAATACGGTTCGATAAAAGGGGCTTCATTTTATGATCTTGTTAATCAAACAGACGCAGATGCTGCTCAAAAATTAAAAGTAGCGGCTGCCGATGCCATAAGCAAAATTAATGCGATCGCAACTAATGATAAGCCGTTTGATTTATTAATTATCGAAGAAAACTTTACAGATACTCCAAAAGGAGTTGTTACTCTTGCTATTGATGCGCTAAAAGAACAGGCAAACCAAATTAGTGCTGCGGCATCGAGTATAGGAATCAATGTAGTAAACTAA
- a CDS encoding response regulator — MKELVNKVLLIDDDKATNFYNTRVVSKHHCYEQVSSVQSGKAALEYLTSLREDTSLLKPDLIFLDINMPAMNGWEFLKEYEKLETSLTENIIVILLSTSSNPEDVRESIIHHSVADFINKPLSLDLLDTVFNTHFCQKQKKD, encoded by the coding sequence ATGAAAGAATTAGTTAATAAAGTTTTGTTAATTGATGATGATAAGGCAACTAACTTTTATAATACAAGAGTAGTTTCTAAACATCATTGTTATGAGCAGGTAAGTTCGGTTCAGAGCGGTAAAGCTGCATTGGAATACTTAACCTCTCTAAGGGAGGATACAAGTTTGTTAAAACCAGATTTGATTTTTTTAGATATTAATATGCCAGCGATGAATGGATGGGAATTTCTAAAAGAATACGAAAAACTGGAAACCTCTTTAACAGAAAATATTATTGTTATTTTATTGTCTACATCGTCGAACCCAGAAGATGTTAGAGAATCTATCATCCACCACTCTGTAGCTGATTTTATTAATAAACCATTGTCTTTAGACTTATTAGATACAGTGTTTAATACTCATTTTTGTCAAAAGCAAAAAAAAGATTAG
- a CDS encoding two-component system response regulator produces MVKGLKRFLLVDDSKATNFFNKTVIERSGVPAEILIAENGEEALNVVTSEQSPDIIFLDINMPVMNGWNFISEYQQLENKYKKGIIILMLGTTLSIEDEEKANNTPEIKEFREKMLTKEIVEDIVSNYF; encoded by the coding sequence ATGGTTAAGGGGTTAAAACGTTTTCTTTTAGTTGATGATAGTAAAGCAACCAATTTTTTTAATAAAACAGTCATAGAGCGAAGTGGAGTTCCGGCAGAAATCCTTATTGCGGAAAATGGAGAGGAAGCACTTAATGTAGTAACATCGGAACAATCGCCAGATATTATTTTTTTGGACATTAATATGCCTGTAATGAATGGGTGGAACTTTATATCGGAGTATCAACAATTAGAAAATAAATATAAAAAGGGAATTATTATTTTGATGCTGGGCACTACATTGAGCATCGAAGATGAAGAGAAAGCAAATAATACACCGGAGATAAAAGAATTCAGAGAAAAAATGCTAACCAAAGAAATTGTGGAAGATATTGTTTCCAACTATTTCTAG
- a CDS encoding metal-dependent hydrolase, with product MDSLTQIVLGAAVGEACLGKKVGNKAILWGAIAGTIPDLDVLTSNFVDIVTANEIHRGFSHSILFCLIAAPVFGWLLHTIYPRSEATRKDWTILMFLGLFTHPILDAFTTWGTQLFWPFDYKVSFKNIFVVDPLYTLPFLLCILILMFYKRTSPTRRRLNNLGLIISSSYILLTLGLKWFTYTKFEKSLHDQKIPFIAIQNKPTPLNTILWTANVETEDAFLIGFYSLLDDDDSIQYSKFPKNHQLLGDMASDPLIHRLIALTEGWYTIEKKESHIYFNDLRFGQLGVVPKANNFVFSYELFYENGMLQAKEKEKDVRDISPLLSQLWSRINGIKP from the coding sequence ATGGATTCATTAACTCAAATCGTTTTAGGAGCAGCTGTCGGAGAAGCTTGCCTGGGAAAAAAAGTTGGTAATAAAGCCATTCTATGGGGAGCTATTGCTGGGACAATTCCCGACCTGGACGTACTTACCAGCAACTTTGTTGATATTGTTACTGCAAATGAAATCCATCGTGGATTCTCTCATTCTATCTTATTTTGTCTTATTGCAGCTCCCGTATTCGGATGGTTATTACATACTATATATCCCAGAAGTGAAGCTACCCGAAAAGACTGGACTATTTTAATGTTCCTAGGATTATTTACGCATCCCATCTTAGATGCATTTACAACCTGGGGGACTCAATTATTCTGGCCCTTTGACTATAAGGTCTCTTTTAAAAATATCTTTGTAGTAGACCCTTTATATACTTTGCCTTTTTTACTATGCATTCTCATACTAATGTTTTATAAGCGTACCTCCCCTACCCGTAGACGCCTTAACAATCTCGGTCTTATAATCAGTAGTAGTTATATCCTCCTTACCTTGGGATTAAAATGGTTTACCTATACTAAGTTTGAAAAAAGCCTACACGATCAAAAGATTCCCTTTATAGCTATACAGAATAAGCCTACCCCTCTGAATACGATTTTATGGACCGCAAATGTAGAAACAGAAGACGCCTTTTTGATAGGGTTTTATTCTTTATTAGATGATGATGATTCCATTCAGTATTCAAAATTTCCTAAAAATCATCAGTTATTAGGTGATATGGCATCTGATCCCTTAATTCATAGATTGATTGCCTTAACAGAAGGCTGGTATACCATAGAAAAAAAAGAGAGTCATATCTACTTTAACGACCTTCGGTTTGGTCAGCTAGGAGTAGTTCCGAAAGCGAACAACTTTGTATTTAGCTATGAATTATTTTATGAAAATGGAATGCTGCAAGCAAAAGAAAAAGAAAAGGACGTAAGGGATATCTCTCCCTTGTTATCCCAACTTTGGTCGAGAATTAACGGAATAAAACCATAA
- a CDS encoding di-heme oxidoredictase family protein: MTRILYKIILLSITLLSLSCSCSNDNDSYTPVDKITYEEGEELLIGQFSIGSQSNNAFGHKIPGLIDNEGAFETGNSLFNQSWVSSPASTTARDGLGPTFNAKACASCHFKDGRGRPPLAGDTGESNGFLMRISIPGESMNGGPLEVPHYGDQIQDHANLNIPAEAKVLITYETVKGNYPDGTPYELRKPVYAIQNEEFGSLQTVLTSPRIAQQTIGLGFIDALDDAAILANVDEFDTDKDGISGKANYVWDVKTNTLKIGKFGWKSNQPSLEQQIAGAFNGDMGLTTYLFPENNCPSPQNDCANAPNGGAPEVTDRQLKHVLIYQAALAVPTRRDYKKENVLKGKNLFRELACIKCHVDNFVTDNNYAILPQIQNIQVRPYSDFLLHDMGEKLADNRPDFLASGREWRTQPLWGIGLIETVNNHTFLLHDGRARNIEEAILWHGGEAEKSKNDFMQLTQAERQYLLDFINSL; the protein is encoded by the coding sequence ATGACTAGAATTTTATATAAAATTATACTTTTATCAATAACCCTATTGAGTTTATCCTGCAGTTGTTCTAATGATAACGACTCTTATACTCCTGTTGATAAAATAACTTATGAAGAAGGAGAAGAACTTCTTATCGGACAATTTAGTATCGGTTCCCAAAGTAACAATGCTTTTGGACACAAAATTCCTGGATTAATAGATAATGAAGGAGCATTCGAAACCGGAAATTCCTTATTCAATCAATCCTGGGTTTCATCTCCCGCTTCTACTACTGCCAGAGACGGATTAGGTCCCACTTTTAATGCCAAAGCATGTGCCAGCTGTCATTTTAAAGATGGTAGAGGACGTCCCCCGCTTGCAGGAGATACCGGAGAATCCAATGGTTTTTTAATGAGAATCAGTATTCCAGGTGAAAGCATGAATGGAGGACCTCTGGAAGTTCCTCACTACGGAGACCAAATTCAAGATCATGCCAATCTCAATATACCTGCTGAAGCCAAGGTTCTTATAACATATGAAACTGTAAAAGGGAACTATCCCGATGGAACTCCATATGAACTCAGAAAACCTGTGTACGCTATACAAAATGAAGAGTTCGGTTCCCTACAAACCGTTCTTACCTCTCCGCGAATTGCACAACAAACTATTGGTCTTGGTTTTATTGATGCTTTGGACGACGCTGCTATTTTAGCAAACGTAGATGAATTTGATACCGATAAAGATGGAATCTCTGGAAAAGCAAACTATGTATGGGACGTAAAAACAAACACCCTTAAAATTGGAAAATTTGGATGGAAATCCAACCAACCCAGCCTGGAACAACAAATTGCAGGTGCTTTTAATGGAGACATGGGACTAACTACTTATTTATTCCCAGAAAACAATTGTCCAAGCCCACAAAATGACTGTGCGAATGCTCCTAATGGAGGAGCCCCGGAAGTTACTGACAGACAACTAAAGCATGTACTCATCTATCAAGCTGCATTAGCTGTACCTACCAGAAGAGATTATAAAAAAGAAAACGTATTAAAAGGTAAAAATCTATTCAGAGAATTAGCCTGTATCAAATGTCATGTAGATAATTTCGTAACTGATAACAACTATGCTATTCTTCCTCAGATTCAAAATATTCAAGTGCGCCCTTATTCCGATTTTCTATTACACGACATGGGGGAAAAACTAGCAGATAACAGACCTGATTTTTTAGCAAGTGGAAGAGAATGGAGAACTCAACCACTATGGGGAATTGGTCTTATCGAGACAGTAAACAACCATACTTTTTTACTACATGACGGAAGAGCCAGAAATATTGAAGAAGCTATTTTATGGCACGGAGGAGAAGCAGAAAAAAGTAAAAATGATTTTATGCAATTAACACAAGCAGAACGACAATACCTACTTGATTTTATCAATTCATTATAG
- a CDS encoding imelysin family protein, whose amino-acid sequence MKKITSIFLITLIFFASCNENDHKTTTDTPTNFDNQKMRANIVDDIIIPSVTSFREEATILHEKITLFVAAPSIENLDEAQLQWKKTATAYGYVYAFNIGTVKDNFMHLKLYNWPTYTNAIENRINGNTELNEETIAKISTPSKGISSIEYLLFNSPNNDIIQNFATEKRKQYLSLIAKELQTNAEKLVNIWDRNGDNYATAFIQNKEEGLASSLNLLFNGLYNTADTVKKAKLGKPGGLENSSNTSPENLQAPFSKISKELILANIKSIERTFYNSDGLGISDKITAITGDTVLADALQKQLTNTQNALLAIDGDIYTAINTQKEAVSKAHKEITALVIMLSNDVRSILSIIITPTDNDGD is encoded by the coding sequence ATGAAAAAAATAACATCCATCTTTTTAATCACCCTCATTTTTTTTGCATCCTGCAATGAAAATGACCACAAGACGACAACCGATACCCCTACGAATTTTGATAATCAAAAAATGAGAGCTAACATCGTAGATGACATCATCATACCATCGGTAACATCATTTCGGGAAGAGGCTACTATCCTACATGAGAAAATAACTCTTTTTGTTGCAGCCCCTTCCATAGAAAACCTGGACGAAGCACAGTTACAATGGAAAAAAACAGCTACTGCATACGGATATGTTTATGCTTTTAATATTGGCACTGTTAAGGACAATTTTATGCACTTAAAACTTTATAATTGGCCAACTTATACGAATGCTATAGAAAACAGAATTAATGGCAATACAGAACTGAATGAAGAAACAATAGCCAAAATCAGTACTCCTTCTAAAGGGATTTCCTCTATTGAGTATTTATTGTTTAATAGTCCTAACAATGACATTATACAAAACTTTGCTACCGAAAAAAGAAAACAATACCTTTCTCTCATCGCAAAGGAATTACAAACCAATGCTGAGAAATTGGTAAACATCTGGGATAGAAACGGAGACAATTATGCTACTGCTTTTATACAAAATAAAGAAGAAGGACTTGCTTCTTCTCTCAATTTGTTATTTAACGGGCTATATAATACTGCGGATACTGTAAAAAAAGCAAAACTAGGAAAACCCGGAGGTCTGGAGAACTCATCAAATACCAGTCCTGAAAATCTTCAGGCTCCTTTTAGTAAAATTTCTAAAGAATTGATACTTGCCAATATAAAAAGTATAGAACGCACTTTCTACAATTCCGATGGTTTGGGAATCTCTGATAAGATCACGGCGATTACGGGAGATACTGTACTGGCAGATGCATTGCAAAAACAATTGACCAATACTCAAAATGCCTTACTTGCTATCGACGGGGATATCTATACTGCAATTAACACTCAGAAAGAAGCTGTCAGTAAGGCTCATAAAGAAATAACAGCTCTGGTAATTATGCTTTCTAATGATGTACGAAGTATTCTTTCTATCATTATTACACCTACAGATAATGATGGAGATTAA